The Acropora palmata chromosome 10, jaAcrPala1.3, whole genome shotgun sequence genome contains a region encoding:
- the LOC141895650 gene encoding uncharacterized protein LOC141895650 isoform X4, giving the protein MDNSTESYCTDVNGKLVRHGDPFIPKGNNVCQHCRCLNGLAQQCFTAECALPTCKDYKAVPGKCCAYTCPSGNNSATTELAIIISLSVGLLLLFVLLIFVINRSRKKSQRDRIRNEVVDQAQRPLNNRLAVIVEENNDNIEPPPPYTPGRGRYNSRKHHYTSPPFTPNEPPPPYEIDAREATDV; this is encoded by the exons AATCATACTGTACAGATGTTAATGGGAAGCTAGTGAGACATGGCGATCCATTTATCCCAAAAGGAAACAATGTTTGTCAGCACTGTAGGTGTTTAAATGGCCTTGCCCAACAGTGTTTTACGGCAGAGTGTGCATTGCCGACATGTAAGGACTATAAAGCAGTGCCTGGAAAGTGCTGTGCTTACACGTGTCCATCTG GCAATAATTCTGCAACTACAGAGTTAGCAATTATCATCAGTTTATCTGTGGGACTGCTTTTGCTGTTTGTTCTGCTGATATTTGTAATCAATAGAAGTCGCAAGAAAAGTCAAAGAGATAGAATTAGAAATGAAGTTGTTGACCAAGCACAAA GACCTCTCAATAACAGACTTGCAGTTATTGTGgaagaaaacaatgacaacatAGAGCCACCTCCCCCTTATACCCCTGGAAGGGGTAGATACAATTCAAGAAAGCATCACTATACATCCCCTCCCTTCACGCCAAATGAACCACCTCCCCCTTATGAGATAGATGCTAGAGAAGCCACAGATGTATAG
- the LOC141895650 gene encoding uncharacterized protein LOC141895650 isoform X3, translating to MKNSNRIKARRALQESYCTDVNGKLVRHGDPFIPKGNNVCQHCRCLNGLAQQCFTAECALPTCKDYKAVPGKCCAYTCPSGNNSATTELAIIISLSVGLLLLFVLLIFVINRSRKKSQRDRIRNEVVDQAQRPLNNRLAVIVEENNDNIEPPPPYTPGRGRYNSRKHHYTSPPFTPNEPPPPYEIDAREATDV from the exons AATCATACTGTACAGATGTTAATGGGAAGCTAGTGAGACATGGCGATCCATTTATCCCAAAAGGAAACAATGTTTGTCAGCACTGTAGGTGTTTAAATGGCCTTGCCCAACAGTGTTTTACGGCAGAGTGTGCATTGCCGACATGTAAGGACTATAAAGCAGTGCCTGGAAAGTGCTGTGCTTACACGTGTCCATCTG GCAATAATTCTGCAACTACAGAGTTAGCAATTATCATCAGTTTATCTGTGGGACTGCTTTTGCTGTTTGTTCTGCTGATATTTGTAATCAATAGAAGTCGCAAGAAAAGTCAAAGAGATAGAATTAGAAATGAAGTTGTTGACCAAGCACAAA GACCTCTCAATAACAGACTTGCAGTTATTGTGgaagaaaacaatgacaacatAGAGCCACCTCCCCCTTATACCCCTGGAAGGGGTAGATACAATTCAAGAAAGCATCACTATACATCCCCTCCCTTCACGCCAAATGAACCACCTCCCCCTTATGAGATAGATGCTAGAGAAGCCACAGATGTATAG